In a genomic window of Leisingera caerulea DSM 24564:
- a CDS encoding amidase, translated as MTDITALTAEQMAAKLRTRDLSAREVLAAHKAQTEAREGAVNAFVTIDWDAAEARAAELDAMAACGEFAGPLHGLPVAIKDCFETRGLRTTWGSRSFASHVPDYDALHVARLRAAGAVITGKTNTPEFTFSGQTSNLVAGTTRNPLHPEKSVAGSSGGAAAALAANMAALADGSDLGGSTRTPAAWCGVVGMRPTSGLIPYEPNPAPFDGLSVPGPMARTVRDLVLMLEVMQGHAPSQPLGFWQDVPRLADLEAPPARRCGRIALSLSPFGASVEPSVQAAVAPVGTLCQALGWQVAEDAPALEPLLAHGGITRGQCALQIRAALEPDMELAGESFRTACAQAEGRSLAELIAYQKTRARVWADVAAFFDRYDVALWPTATGMPFSADLRDGELPEDWRTVTLTPPMELPSISIPCGRSADGMPVGLHITGPKGSDARLLQFARSIERALR; from the coding sequence ATGACCGATATCACCGCGCTCACCGCTGAGCAGATGGCAGCGAAACTGCGCACGCGCGATCTGAGCGCCCGCGAGGTGCTGGCGGCGCACAAGGCGCAGACCGAGGCGCGGGAGGGCGCGGTCAATGCCTTTGTCACCATCGACTGGGACGCGGCAGAGGCGCGGGCGGCGGAATTGGATGCGATGGCCGCCTGCGGGGAGTTTGCCGGGCCGCTGCACGGGCTGCCCGTGGCAATCAAGGACTGCTTTGAAACCAGGGGCCTGCGCACCACCTGGGGATCGCGGAGCTTTGCGTCCCATGTGCCGGACTATGACGCGCTGCATGTGGCGCGGCTGCGGGCGGCGGGCGCGGTGATTACCGGCAAGACCAACACGCCGGAGTTCACCTTTTCCGGCCAGACCAGCAACCTGGTGGCCGGCACCACCCGCAACCCGCTGCACCCGGAAAAATCCGTCGCCGGCAGTTCCGGCGGCGCGGCGGCGGCGCTGGCGGCAAATATGGCGGCGCTGGCCGATGGCTCCGACCTCGGCGGCAGCACCCGCACGCCTGCGGCCTGGTGCGGGGTTGTGGGGATGCGCCCCACCTCCGGCCTTATTCCCTATGAGCCGAACCCGGCGCCCTTTGACGGGCTGTCGGTGCCGGGGCCGATGGCGCGGACAGTGCGGGACCTGGTGCTGATGCTGGAGGTGATGCAGGGCCACGCCCCCAGCCAGCCGCTGGGCTTCTGGCAGGATGTGCCGCGGCTGGCGGATCTGGAAGCGCCCCCTGCCAGGCGCTGTGGCCGGATCGCCCTGTCGCTCTCCCCCTTCGGCGCCAGTGTGGAGCCGTCGGTGCAGGCGGCGGTTGCGCCGGTCGGAACCCTGTGCCAAGCGCTGGGCTGGCAAGTGGCTGAGGACGCCCCGGCGCTGGAACCGCTGCTGGCGCATGGCGGTATCACCCGCGGCCAGTGCGCGCTGCAGATCCGCGCCGCGCTGGAACCGGACATGGAGCTGGCGGGGGAAAGCTTCCGCACCGCTTGCGCCCAGGCAGAGGGGCGCAGCCTGGCGGAACTGATTGCCTATCAGAAAACCCGCGCCCGGGTCTGGGCGGATGTTGCCGCCTTCTTTGACCGCTACGACGTTGCCCTGTGGCCCACGGCAACCGGGATGCCGTTCTCAGCAGACCTGCGCGACGGCGAGCTGCCCGAGGACTGGCGCACGGTGACCCTGACGCCGCCGATGGAGCTGCCGTCAATCTCAATCCCCTGCGGCCGCTCGGCGGACGGGATGCCCGTCGGGCTTCATATCACCGGGCCGAAAGGATCAGATGCGCGGCTGCTGCAATTTGCCCGCAGCATCGAGCGCGCGCTGCGGTAG
- a CDS encoding SIMPL domain-containing protein: MKAKKLLAAALALSMGAGAVAASEAAAPRQITVSGESTLQVAPELATITLGVTEEAEEAAAAMAAASEAMGAVIARLKDSGIAGADMQTQQIAMHPVWSQDRSSGNGGRREITGFQASNTLMVRVRYLDRLGPVLDTVLTAGANQFQGLNFGVEDPAAVIGRIRGEAVKDAMRKAQQLAEAAGMELGPVRTITENGSGGGPRPMMAMDMARSEAMPVEAGELTFTHNVSVVFDMTVPGGAVSE, from the coding sequence ATGAAAGCAAAGAAACTTCTGGCCGCCGCACTGGCGCTGTCGATGGGCGCTGGCGCTGTTGCGGCAAGCGAGGCCGCCGCGCCGCGGCAGATCACGGTCAGTGGCGAAAGCACGCTGCAGGTGGCCCCTGAGCTGGCAACCATCACTCTTGGCGTGACCGAGGAGGCGGAGGAAGCCGCAGCTGCAATGGCGGCAGCATCGGAGGCGATGGGCGCGGTGATCGCGCGGCTCAAGGACAGCGGCATCGCCGGCGCGGACATGCAAACCCAGCAGATTGCGATGCATCCGGTCTGGTCGCAGGACCGCTCCAGCGGCAACGGCGGCCGGCGCGAGATCACCGGCTTCCAGGCCTCGAACACGCTGATGGTGCGGGTGCGGTATCTGGACCGGCTGGGGCCGGTGCTGGACACGGTGCTGACGGCCGGCGCCAACCAGTTTCAGGGCTTGAACTTTGGTGTTGAGGACCCTGCCGCGGTCATCGGCAGGATCCGCGGCGAGGCGGTGAAGGATGCGATGCGCAAAGCGCAGCAGCTGGCTGAAGCGGCCGGCATGGAGCTGGGTCCGGTGCGCACAATCACCGAGAACGGCAGCGGTGGCGGGCCCCGGCCGATGATGGCCATGGACATGGCGCGCAGCGAGGCGATGCCGGTCGAAGCCGGGGAGCTGACCTTCACGCATAATGTCTCAGTGGTGTTCGACATGACCGTGCCGGGCGGCGCGGTAAGCGAATAA
- a CDS encoding PAS domain-containing protein, whose protein sequence is MSFVDRRVETRPSSGEAPFGLNEVFFSRTDSRGVIQAGNYVFRRVGAYPWEELIGAPHKVIRHQDMPKGVFSLFWDTLKRGECMGAYVKNKSKDGLYYWVFAVVVPCEDGYLSARIKPSSKLFDEVRAFYTQMLKRENEQGVKPEESAQYLLDWLGGHGYENYHEFAAHALSQELIARDTGLGNQAHVRIQELTGMLRNAETLVEETEGLIADFDAMHTIPHNLRVLASRIEPSGGPVTVLSQNYGSMSREMSDWFGAHVMGKNSNFAKIKSSVNDSLFVEGMARILIECDNQLQKERRDLGNVDMEAERKILGDLVKDQVKRAQDGMKEVDQESDRITSACQIMHRHFLGLSSTRVLLKIESARLTDSGETLADIIDQLGGFQERISRRLDRIGKLSEEIRLFEQ, encoded by the coding sequence GTGTCTTTTGTTGACCGCCGTGTTGAAACGCGACCAAGCAGCGGCGAGGCTCCCTTTGGCCTCAATGAAGTTTTCTTTTCCAGGACTGACAGCCGCGGTGTGATCCAGGCGGGCAACTACGTGTTCCGCCGCGTCGGTGCCTACCCCTGGGAGGAACTGATCGGTGCGCCGCACAAGGTGATCCGCCACCAGGACATGCCCAAGGGCGTGTTTTCGCTGTTCTGGGACACGCTCAAACGCGGCGAATGCATGGGCGCCTATGTCAAGAACAAGTCCAAGGACGGTCTGTACTATTGGGTGTTTGCCGTGGTCGTCCCCTGCGAGGACGGCTATCTCTCCGCCCGGATCAAGCCCAGCAGCAAGCTGTTCGATGAGGTGCGCGCCTTCTATACGCAGATGCTCAAACGCGAGAATGAGCAAGGCGTCAAGCCGGAGGAAAGCGCCCAGTACCTGCTCGACTGGCTGGGCGGCCATGGTTACGAGAACTACCACGAGTTTGCCGCCCACGCGCTGAGCCAGGAGCTGATCGCGCGTGACACCGGCCTGGGAAACCAGGCCCACGTCCGCATCCAGGAGCTGACCGGCATGCTGCGCAACGCCGAAACCCTGGTGGAGGAAACCGAGGGGCTGATCGCCGATTTCGACGCCATGCACACGATCCCGCATAACCTGCGGGTGCTGGCTTCGCGGATCGAGCCGTCGGGCGGCCCGGTCACGGTGCTGTCGCAGAACTACGGCTCCATGTCGCGTGAGATGTCGGACTGGTTCGGCGCGCATGTGATGGGCAAGAACAGCAACTTCGCCAAGATCAAATCCTCCGTGAACGACAGCCTGTTTGTCGAAGGCATGGCGCGGATCCTGATCGAATGCGACAACCAGCTGCAAAAGGAGCGCCGCGACCTTGGCAATGTCGACATGGAGGCCGAACGCAAAATTCTCGGCGACCTTGTGAAGGACCAGGTCAAGCGCGCGCAGGACGGCATGAAGGAGGTCGACCAGGAATCCGACCGCATCACCAGCGCCTGCCAGATCATGCACCGGCATTTCCTCGGCCTCAGCTCGACCCGGGTGCTGCTCAAGATCGAAAGCGCAAGACTGACCGATTCCGGTGAAACCCTGGCCGATATCATCGACCAGCTCGGCGGTTTCCAGGAGCGGATATCGCGGCGGCTGGACCGGATCGGCAAACTCAGCGAAGAAATCCGCCTGTTCGAGCAATAA
- a CDS encoding HesA/MoeB/ThiF family protein, with product MSRYARQMILPEVGAEGQERLAIAHVLVVGAGGLGCPVLQYLGGAGVGRITVMDGDLAEESNLHRQVLYSMADLGRPKAEAARQHLLAANPALHISALVQALDAANAPAMVAGADLVVDAADSFAVSYILSDECLRQGKTLISASALGQSGYAGGFCGGGPSLRAVFPDLPAQAATCATAGVMGPAVGMIGALQAQLALKALLNHQPSPRGQLFIFRLQDLQVSSFRFDGAEEPEEALPFIAASHIGPEDTVIELRDAAEAPRLPAPQARRISRADLLAAGLPRKARIVLCCRTGLRAWGAAQDLRQAGYSDLALLAAGGSA from the coding sequence ATGAGCCGCTACGCGCGCCAGATGATCCTGCCGGAGGTCGGTGCGGAGGGTCAGGAGCGGCTGGCAATCGCCCATGTGCTGGTGGTGGGCGCAGGCGGGCTGGGCTGCCCGGTGCTGCAATATCTGGGCGGGGCCGGAGTGGGCCGGATCACGGTGATGGACGGCGACCTAGCGGAGGAGAGCAACCTGCACCGGCAGGTGCTCTATTCCATGGCGGACCTCGGCCGGCCCAAGGCGGAGGCTGCACGTCAGCACCTGCTGGCCGCAAATCCAGCGTTGCACATCAGCGCACTTGTTCAAGCGCTGGACGCCGCCAACGCCCCCGCAATGGTGGCCGGGGCCGATCTGGTGGTGGATGCGGCAGACAGTTTCGCGGTGTCTTACATCCTCTCGGATGAATGCCTGCGGCAGGGCAAGACGCTGATCTCCGCTTCGGCGCTGGGTCAATCCGGGTATGCCGGCGGCTTCTGCGGCGGCGGGCCGTCCCTGCGCGCAGTGTTCCCGGACTTGCCCGCACAGGCTGCGACCTGCGCAACCGCGGGCGTGATGGGGCCTGCCGTGGGCATGATCGGCGCGCTGCAGGCGCAGCTTGCCCTGAAGGCGCTGCTCAATCACCAGCCCTCCCCGCGGGGACAGCTGTTTATCTTCCGCCTGCAGGACCTGCAGGTCAGCTCTTTCCGCTTTGATGGGGCGGAAGAGCCGGAGGAAGCCCTGCCCTTTATCGCAGCGTCTCATATCGGCCCTGAGGATACGGTGATCGAGCTGCGCGATGCCGCCGAAGCCCCGCGCCTGCCAGCGCCGCAGGCCCGGCGGATTTCCCGTGCGGATCTGCTGGCGGCGGGCCTGCCCCGCAAGGCGCGTATCGTGCTGTGCTGCCGCACAGGTTTGCGGGCCTGGGGGGCGGCACAGGACTTGCGGCAGGCCGGGTATAGCGATCTGGCGCTGCTGGCAGCGGGAGGCAGTGCGTGA
- the thiD gene encoding bifunctional hydroxymethylpyrimidine kinase/phosphomethylpyrimidine kinase, with translation MTVILAIGGTDSSGGAGLTRDTAMAAELGTAVRPVVTAVTVQTNETVLDVHPCPPPRVADQARAALATPALPGAVKIGMLGSAAVAEAVDAALPAGLPIVLDPVLKASSGGTLMEADGFGALLRRAALVTPNLAELEVLSGVLGSPEAQAAALLTQGARAVLVKGGHGTGAESVDLLFTAEDAPAPFAAPRLAVSKRGTGCSLATAIACHLAKGDSLQEACRHGKDAVHCWLRR, from the coding sequence GTGACAGTGATCCTGGCCATTGGCGGCACCGACAGCAGCGGCGGCGCGGGCCTTACCCGCGATACCGCCATGGCGGCGGAGCTGGGGACCGCAGTCCGGCCGGTGGTGACAGCCGTGACCGTGCAAACCAATGAGACTGTACTGGACGTCCACCCCTGCCCGCCCCCACGTGTTGCGGATCAGGCGCGCGCCGCCTTGGCAACGCCTGCTCTGCCGGGGGCGGTGAAGATCGGGATGCTGGGCTCCGCTGCGGTGGCAGAGGCGGTGGACGCGGCCCTGCCCGCGGGATTGCCCATCGTGCTGGACCCGGTGCTGAAGGCAAGTTCCGGAGGCACTTTGATGGAGGCGGACGGTTTTGGCGCGCTGCTGCGGCGGGCGGCGCTGGTCACGCCGAACCTGGCGGAGCTGGAGGTGCTGTCCGGCGTTTTGGGCAGCCCTGAGGCGCAAGCCGCTGCACTGCTGACGCAGGGGGCGCGCGCGGTGCTGGTCAAAGGCGGCCATGGCACCGGTGCTGAAAGCGTGGACCTGCTGTTCACCGCGGAGGACGCGCCTGCCCCCTTTGCCGCGCCGCGGCTGGCGGTGTCAAAACGCGGCACCGGGTGCAGTCTGGCCACGGCCATTGCCTGCCATCTGGCAAAGGGGGACAGCCTGCAAGAGGCCTGCCGCCACGGCAAGGACGCGGTGCACTGCTGGCTGCGCCGCTGA
- a CDS encoding O-acetylhomoserine aminocarboxypropyltransferase/cysteine synthase family protein, translating into MTDAPSYGFDTLQIHAGAKPDPATGARQTPIYQSTAYVFRDAEHAAALFNLQEVGFIYSRLTNPTVAVLQERLATLEGGVGAVCCSSGHAAQIMALFPLMAPGCNVVASTRLYGGTVTQFSQTIKRFGWSAKFVDTDDLDAVEAAIDENTRAVFCESIANPGGYVTDIRALANITDGAGIPLIVDNTSATPYLCRPIEQGASLVVHSTTKYLTGNGTVTGGCVIDSGTFDWSANDKFPSLSEPEPAYHGLKFHETFGPLAYTFHGIAIGLRDLGMTMNPQAAHYTLMGVETLSLRMQRHCENARKVAEWLENDERIDYVTYAGLPSSPYFERAQEHYPKGTGGLFTFAVKGGYEACIKLVDSLEIFSHVANLGDTRSLIIHSASTTHRQLTPEQQEAAGASPNVVRVSIGIEDADDLIRDLDQALAKACG; encoded by the coding sequence ATGACCGATGCCCCGTCTTATGGTTTTGACACCTTGCAGATCCATGCTGGCGCCAAGCCGGACCCGGCCACCGGCGCGCGGCAGACGCCGATCTATCAAAGCACCGCTTATGTCTTCCGCGATGCCGAACACGCTGCAGCCCTGTTCAACCTGCAAGAGGTCGGATTTATCTATTCCCGCCTGACCAACCCTACCGTTGCGGTGCTGCAGGAACGGCTGGCGACGCTGGAGGGCGGCGTCGGCGCGGTCTGCTGCTCCTCCGGCCACGCGGCGCAGATCATGGCGCTGTTCCCGCTGATGGCGCCGGGCTGCAATGTGGTGGCCTCGACCCGGCTTTACGGCGGCACAGTGACCCAGTTCAGCCAGACCATCAAACGCTTCGGCTGGTCGGCGAAATTCGTCGACACCGACGATCTGGATGCAGTGGAGGCGGCGATCGACGAGAACACCCGCGCCGTGTTCTGCGAATCCATCGCCAACCCGGGCGGCTATGTCACCGACATCCGCGCGCTGGCCAATATCACCGACGGCGCCGGTATTCCGCTGATCGTCGATAACACCTCCGCCACCCCCTACCTGTGCCGCCCGATCGAGCAGGGCGCGTCGCTGGTGGTGCATTCGACCACCAAATACCTGACCGGCAACGGCACTGTGACCGGCGGCTGCGTCATCGACAGCGGCACCTTCGACTGGTCGGCCAATGACAAGTTCCCCTCCCTGTCGGAGCCGGAACCCGCCTATCACGGCCTCAAGTTCCATGAAACCTTCGGACCCCTGGCCTATACCTTCCACGGCATCGCCATCGGCCTGCGCGATCTGGGCATGACGATGAACCCGCAGGCGGCGCATTACACGCTGATGGGCGTCGAGACGCTGTCCCTGCGGATGCAGCGCCATTGCGAGAACGCCCGCAAGGTGGCCGAATGGCTCGAGAACGACGAGCGGATCGACTATGTGACCTATGCCGGGCTGCCGTCCTCGCCTTATTTCGAGCGCGCCCAGGAGCACTACCCGAAGGGCACTGGCGGGCTGTTCACTTTTGCCGTCAAGGGCGGCTATGAGGCCTGCATCAAGCTGGTGGATTCGCTGGAGATTTTCAGCCACGTGGCCAATCTGGGCGACACCCGCTCGCTGATCATCCACTCGGCCTCCACCACCCACCGGCAGCTGACACCGGAGCAGCAGGAAGCGGCGGGTGCCAGCCCCAACGTGGTGCGCGTGTCCATCGGTATCGAGGATGCGGACGACCTGATCCGTGACCTGGACCAGGCGCTGGCCAAGGCCTGCGGCTGA
- a CDS encoding thiamine phosphate synthase encodes MERFYLIVGHVGRLELLVPHGARLVQLRIKDQPEAEVRRQIARARDFCAVHGAQLVVNDYWQAALDLNCNFVHLGQEDMDTADFAALRRKGARFGLSTHDEAELDRALSLNPSYVALGPVYPTLLKKMKWGPQGLERVSRWKQMAGKTPLVAIGGLTPERLPGVFAAGADSAAVVTDIQLADDPEARTREWVEACRAKEPA; translated from the coding sequence ATGGAGCGTTTCTATCTGATCGTCGGCCATGTGGGACGGCTGGAGCTGCTGGTGCCGCATGGGGCAAGGCTTGTGCAGCTGCGCATCAAGGACCAGCCGGAGGCTGAGGTCCGCCGCCAGATCGCCCGCGCCCGCGACTTTTGCGCGGTGCATGGCGCGCAGCTGGTGGTGAATGACTATTGGCAGGCGGCTTTGGACCTGAATTGCAACTTCGTCCACCTGGGGCAGGAGGACATGGACACCGCCGACTTTGCCGCGCTGCGCCGCAAGGGTGCGCGCTTTGGGCTGTCGACTCATGACGAGGCGGAGCTGGACCGCGCCCTGTCCCTCAACCCGTCCTATGTGGCACTGGGGCCGGTCTATCCGACATTGCTGAAGAAGATGAAATGGGGGCCGCAGGGTCTGGAGCGGGTCTCCCGCTGGAAGCAAATGGCGGGAAAGACCCCTTTGGTCGCGATTGGCGGGCTGACGCCGGAGCGGCTGCCGGGGGTCTTTGCCGCAGGGGCCGACAGCGCCGCGGTGGTGACTGATATCCAGCTGGCGGACGACCCCGAGGCGCGCACCCGCGAATGGGTGGAGGCCTGCCGCGCAAAGGAGCCCGCATGA
- the hppD gene encoding 4-hydroxyphenylpyruvate dioxygenase, with amino-acid sequence MGPFPHNAPKSEITPENPAGTDGFEFVEFASPEPQELRDLFTQMGYELVGRHKQKPGVELWQQGDITYILNAEAGSFAEKFVAEHGPCAPSMGWRVADARKAFEHAVAKGAEPYEDDDKTMDVPAIKGIGGSLIYFIDQYYDTSPYNEEFEWLKQSKPRGVGFYYLDHLTHNVYKGNMDKWFNFYGELFNFKEIRFFDIEGKYTGLLSRALTSPCGRIRIPINEDRGETGQIVSYLKKYKGEGIQHIAVGTENIYDSTDEISERGIKFMPAPPETYYDLSHDRVQGHEEPLDRMKKHGILIDGEGVVDGGETKILLQIFSKTVIGPIFFEFIQRKGDDGFGEGNFKALFESIEREQIENGEIQAAE; translated from the coding sequence ATGGGCCCGTTCCCGCATAACGCCCCGAAATCCGAGATCACGCCTGAAAACCCCGCTGGCACCGATGGCTTTGAATTTGTTGAATTTGCCAGCCCGGAGCCGCAGGAGCTGCGCGACCTGTTCACCCAGATGGGCTATGAGCTGGTCGGCCGTCACAAGCAGAAGCCCGGCGTTGAGCTGTGGCAGCAGGGCGACATCACTTACATCCTGAACGCCGAGGCCGGCAGCTTTGCCGAGAAGTTCGTCGCAGAGCACGGCCCCTGCGCCCCGTCGATGGGCTGGCGCGTGGCGGATGCCCGGAAGGCGTTCGAGCATGCCGTTGCCAAGGGGGCCGAACCCTATGAAGATGATGACAAAACCATGGACGTGCCCGCGATCAAGGGCATTGGCGGCTCGCTGATCTATTTCATCGACCAGTATTACGACACCTCGCCCTATAACGAGGAATTCGAGTGGCTGAAGCAGTCCAAGCCGCGCGGCGTCGGCTTCTATTACCTCGATCACCTGACCCACAATGTCTACAAGGGCAACATGGACAAGTGGTTCAATTTCTACGGCGAGCTGTTCAACTTCAAGGAGATCCGCTTCTTTGACATCGAAGGCAAGTACACCGGCCTGCTCAGCCGCGCGCTGACCTCGCCCTGCGGCCGCATCCGGATCCCGATCAACGAGGACCGGGGCGAGACCGGGCAGATCGTCTCCTACCTGAAGAAGTACAAGGGCGAGGGCATCCAGCACATCGCCGTCGGCACCGAGAACATCTATGACTCGACCGATGAGATTTCGGAACGCGGCATCAAGTTCATGCCGGCCCCGCCGGAGACCTATTACGATCTGAGCCACGACCGCGTGCAGGGCCACGAGGAGCCGCTGGACCGGATGAAGAAACACGGCATCCTGATCGACGGCGAGGGCGTGGTCGACGGCGGCGAAACCAAGATCCTGCTGCAGATCTTCTCCAAGACCGTGATCGGGCCGATCTTCTTCGAGTTTATCCAGCGCAAGGGTGACGACGGCTTTGGCGAGGGTAACTTCAAGGCGCTGTTTGAATCGATCGAGCGGGAGCAGATCGAAAACGGCGAAATCCAAGCCGCCGAGTAA
- a CDS encoding Lrp/AsnC family transcriptional regulator: MLDPTDTKLLAALQKDAHLTAQQLGDLLNLSPSQAGRRRQRLEAEGYIEGYSARLNPAKLGLAVQGFVQVHLGSHGPEQSKGFARLVASQPQITSAWTMTGEADYLLRVYCADLQALNALIHEILLPHPGVSRVQSQIVMAQLKRDAPLPT; encoded by the coding sequence ATGCTGGATCCGACAGACACGAAACTTCTCGCAGCACTGCAGAAGGACGCGCATCTGACCGCGCAGCAGCTCGGCGACCTGCTCAACCTGTCGCCCAGCCAGGCCGGGCGACGGCGCCAGCGGCTGGAGGCGGAAGGTTATATCGAGGGGTATTCCGCGCGGCTGAACCCGGCCAAGCTGGGGCTGGCAGTACAGGGATTCGTGCAAGTGCATCTGGGCAGCCACGGCCCCGAACAATCCAAGGGTTTCGCCCGGCTGGTGGCCAGCCAGCCGCAAATCACCTCAGCTTGGACAATGACCGGCGAGGCCGACTACCTGCTGCGGGTCTATTGCGCCGACCTGCAGGCGCTGAACGCCCTGATTCACGAGATCCTGCTGCCGCACCCCGGCGTGTCCAGAGTCCAGAGTCAGATCGTAATGGCACAATTAAAACGCGATGCCCCGCTGCCGACTTAA